The following coding sequences are from one Sciurus carolinensis chromosome 11, mSciCar1.2, whole genome shotgun sequence window:
- the LOC124960126 gene encoding olfactory receptor 5B3-like gives MENRTEVTHFILLGLTSDPGLQLPLFVTFLLIYTITLVGNMVLILLIVLDSRLHTPMYFFLGNLSLVDICYSSAVIPTVMGGLLPGDEVISYNACAAQMFFLTGFVTVENFLLSSMAYDRYAAVCKPLHYTTTMTSRVCVCLVVGCYVCGFLSASIYVGNTFSLSFCKSNVVHHFFCDIPAVMALSCSVRQVNELVLVFVVSFVIFFALIIIFISYIFIFITILKMRSGAGHRKALSTCASHFTAVSIFYGTTIFMYLQPISSHSMDTDKIASVFYTMFIPVLNPVVYSLRNKEVKSAFSKIVLEAK, from the coding sequence ATGGAGAACAGGACAGAAGTGACACACTTCATCCTGCTGGGACTGACCAGTGACCCAGGTCTGCAGCTTCCCCTCTTTGTTACATTTTTGCTCATCTACACCATCACTCTGGTTGGGAACATGGTGCTGATCCTGTTGATTGTCTTGGACTCCCGTCTCCatactcccatgtacttcttcctagGTAACCTATCTTTAGTAGACATTTGCTACTCCTCAGCTGTCATTCCCACAGTCATGGGAGGACTCCTTCCAGGAGATGAAGTCATCTCCTACAACGCTTGTGCTGCTCAGATGTTCTTTTTAACAGGTTTTGTTACTGTGGAAAATTTCCTGTTGTCCTCAATGGCCTATGATCGCTATGCAGCAGTGTGCAAGCCCCTGCACTACACCACCACCATGACaagcagggtgtgtgtgtgtctggtagTAGGCTGCTATGTCTGTGGATTTTTGAGTGCCTCCATCTATGTTGGGAACACATTCAGTCTCTCCTTCTGCAAGTCCAATGTGGTccatcatttcttctgtgatattCCAGCAGTCATGGCTCTCTCTTGTTCTGTTAGACAAGTGAATGAGCTGGTTCTTGTTTTTGTAGTCAGTTTTGTTATCTTTTTTGCTCTCATCATTATCTTCATATCCTACATATTCATTTTCATCACCATCCTAAAGATGCGCTCAGGTGCAGGACACAGGAAGGCTCtgtccacctgtgcctcccacttcACTGCTGTCTCCATTTTCTATGGGACTACCATCTTCATGTACTTACAGcccatctccagtcactccatgGACACTGATAAAATCGCATCTGTGTTCTATACTATGTTTATCCCCGTGCTGAACCCTGTggtctacagcctgaggaacaaggaggttAAGAGTGCATTCTCAAAGATTGTTTTAGAAGCAAAATAA